A single window of Desulfovibrio sp. G11 DNA harbors:
- a CDS encoding DUF4391 domain-containing protein, which yields MTTLFAYPSNAAFGRVLPKSKIYEHTRPTTAVKELFVRQIEQIVWQYKLAPETINVQGTAAVPEIQVFHITLKTGELKPEVLRCIDQVIPYPLVFELHHEDNVKGIAAYKRPSEADAAKRVISPYFATDWLPEGTPRQSLPVVFDLEALYAQLLAPLLPYPPRQGESLQAQVDRMDQIGQLQRELERCETRLAKEKQFNRKVAMNAERRELRQAVKALIDA from the coding sequence GTGACGACTCTCTTTGCCTATCCTTCCAATGCCGCATTTGGTCGGGTGCTGCCCAAGAGTAAAATCTATGAGCATACCCGGCCCACCACTGCCGTGAAAGAACTGTTTGTCCGCCAGATTGAGCAGATAGTCTGGCAATATAAACTGGCCCCCGAAACCATCAATGTGCAAGGTACAGCCGCTGTTCCAGAAATTCAGGTATTCCATATCACCCTCAAAACTGGTGAACTGAAGCCGGAGGTGCTGCGCTGCATCGACCAGGTCATCCCCTATCCACTTGTTTTTGAGCTGCATCACGAGGACAACGTCAAGGGTATTGCCGCCTATAAGCGGCCCAGCGAGGCTGACGCCGCCAAACGTGTCATCAGCCCCTATTTTGCCACTGACTGGCTGCCAGAGGGTACGCCGCGCCAGTCCTTGCCAGTGGTGTTTGACCTTGAGGCGCTCTACGCGCAACTCTTGGCCCCGCTGCTGCCATACCCGCCACGCCAAGGGGAGAGTTTGCAGGCGCAGGTTGACCGCATGGACCAGATCGGGCAATTGCAGCGCGAGTTGGAGCGGTGCGAGACACGGCTTGCCAAGGAAAAGCAGTTTAATCGGAAGGTGGCGATGAATGCGGAGAGGCGGGAGTTGCGGCAAGCCGTCAAGGCTCTTATTGATGCTTAA